CGAGAACGCCGGCCTGCGCCGGCCGCGCCCGACGCGCGAGGTGCGCGCGCTCCTCGAGCGCCTCGAGATCGCCCCGATGGCGGACGTGCTGCTCGAGAACACCTCGATCGTCGTCTGGCAGCTGACGGAGATCGCTCGGGCGCTCCTGCGCTCCGCCGAGGTCTTCCTCTTCGACGAGCCCAACTCGGCGCTCACGCGGGAGGAGTCCCGGCGCCTGTTCGAGCAGATGGAGCTGCTCAAGAGCCCCGACCGCTTCGTCTTCCTCGTCTCGCACCGCCTCGGCGAGGTCGCCGAGGTCTGCCAGGAGGTCGCCGTCGTGCGCGACGGCGCGGTCGTCACGACGCTGGCGGGCGACGAGGTGACCTCCGACCGCCTGGCGTCGCTGCTCGCCGCCGAGGAGCTCGGCGCCAGCGCAGCGCCGGCGGCCGTCCCGGCGAGCGCGCCCGCGCCCCCCGCGGCCGCGTCGGCTCGCCCGCTCCCCGCCCCGGGCGCGCGGCTCGAGGGGATCCCCGGCCTCGTGATCGCCGTGACCGGCCCGGAGGGCGGCGGCGGACGCGAGATCGTGCGCGCCGCGTCGGTACGCGCGCCCGCACCCGACGGCCGGCGGCGGGCGACAGAGCGGGCCTACATGCCCTCGGACCGCCAGCACAGCCTCTTCTTCAACCTCTCCGTCGCGGCCAACATCGCGGCCCGTCTCCGGCGCGACCAGCTCCCGGGCCGGCCGCGGCTGCTGACCCAGCGGGCCTTCGCCAGAGCGGCACAGGCCTACATCGAGGAGTTCGACATCAAGACCGAACGGCCGGGCGCGAGCGTCGGCAGCCTGAGCGGGGGCAACCAGCAGAAGGTCGCGCTGGCGAGCGCCCTCGCCGTGGATCCCGCGCTGCTCGTCGTCGAGGAGCCGACGCGCGGCGTCGACGTCTCGACGAAGCGCCAGATCTACGCGATCCTGCGGAACTTCGCGGCTGCCGGCGGTGCCGTCGTCCTGTACGTCACCGAGCTCGAGGACGCCCTCGGGTGCGCGGATCAGCTCTACGTCGTGAGCGAGCACGCGATTCGGGGCATGATCGACGTCAAGGCGGTCGGCGAGCTCGAGGAGCTCGGCGTCGCCGTGAACCGCCTCCTCTCGCGAAGGAGGGACGATGCCGCGTAGCGAGCGCCGGCTCGCCGAGCGCCTCCGGGCCTGGGACGGGCTACACGCGAGCCGGGACGGCACCGGACGGCTCGCGCGCCCGGTCGAACGGGAGGCGGGCGCGTCCGGGGGAGCCTCCGAGCGGGCAGGCGGCAGCTGGGCGACGGCGAGGCGGGTGCTCCGGTCGTGGTCCCGACTCGGCGGCCTCCTCGCCGCCGTGCTCATCTGCGCCTTCGTCTTCGACGGCCTGAACACGGCCTTCCTCAGCGCGAACAACATCCTCAACATCTTCAAGACGACGAGCAGCCTGGCCATCATCTCGTTGGGCGAGATGATCGTCCTGCTCGTGGGCGAGATCGACCTGTCGGTGGGGTCGGTCTACGGGCTCGGCGCCATGGTCACCGGGCTGCTGTGGACGAACGGCACCCCGTTCGTGCCCGCCCTGCTCGCCGGGCTCGCGACCGGGGTCGCGGCCGGGATCGTCAACGGCTTCGTGACGACCGTCGTGCGGGTCAACTCGTTCATCGCGACCCTCGGCATGCTGAACCTCGCCGAGGGGATCGACTTCCTGATCTCGAACTCAGCCTCGATCAACCCGAACACGACGCTCGGCGGCTACAACATCTTCGCGGCCTTCGGCCAGGACCAGCTGTTCGGCCAGATTCCCGTGCAGATCGCGTGGCTCGTCGGGATCAGCCTCGTCATGTACCTCCTCGTCCACCGGAGCATGTTCGGCTTCCGCTCGGCGGCGATCGGCGGCAACCCCAGCGCTGCTCGGGTCGCGCATCTGCCGGTGCGCAGCTACAAGGTCGTGGCCTTCGCGCTCGCCGGGCTGCTCGCCGTCGTCGGCGGGATCATGGACTTCTCGCTCGTCGGCGCCACCGACCCGACGTCCGGGTCGAACCTCCCCTTCACCGTGTTCGCGGCCGTCATCATCGGCGGCGCGAGCCTGTCGGGCGGGCGGGGCACCGTGTGGGGTACCTTCCTCGGCGCACTCTTCCTCACGTTGATCTCGAACGGGCTGTCCCTCCTCGGCTACGGCGCCTTCGTCCAGCTGATCTTCGTCGGCCTCATCATCATCGTGGCCGTGGCGATCGACTGGTGGACGGGGCGTGGGCGCGAGAGCAGGGCCGCCCAGGTGCAGTGGTGACCGGCACCGACGTGCGCGCCCGGCTCGAGGCGGGGGACCTCGCCTGCGTGCTCGACGGCGCGGACGTGCGCGACCTGTCGTTCGCCGGCCGCCGTCTCCTGACGAGGCTCTACATCGCGGTGCGCGACGAGGCGTGGAACACCATCCCCTTCGAGGTGACGAGGCGCGACGTCTCGAGCGGACCCGGCCGCTTCGACGTCGCGCTGTCCTGCAGCGTCGACGACGGCCCGATCCGCGCCGAGTGGAGCGTGTCGATCGCCGGCCGCGCCGACGGAGAGTTCTCCTACTCGATGCGCGGCCGGATGCTCTCGAGCTTCCGCTACGCGAAGCTCGGCCTCAACCTCCACCACCCCCTCCCCGAGAGCCTCGGTGCGCGCTGGGTGTCGCGCCGCGGCGACCGGCGAGCGAGCGGCCGGATCCCCGGGCTCATCGAGCCCCAGTTCTTCGTCGACGGCAAGCTCACCGGGATGTTCATGCCCTACGACGAGCTCGTCCTCGAGGCCGCCGCTGGCGAGGAGGTCGTCTTCAGCTTCACCGGGGACGAGTTCGAGATGCAGGACCACCGGAACTGGACGGACTACAACCTGAAGTCCTACAGCACGCCGCTCGAGATCCCGATCCCCCTCACCGCCGAGCCGGGCCAGCCCCTCGAGCAGGCGGTGACCATCCGCCCCCGCTACGCCAACGGCCCGCTCCCCACGCCCGACGCCGGTCACGTGGCCGTGGCCGTCGACCGCCGGCGGGTGGCCTCGCTGCCGAGGATCGGCTCGGAGTTCCCCGACGAGCTGGACGCGCTCGAGGCCCCGGCCGCCGACCTCGTGCGCGAGCTCTCGCTCGACTACGTACGTGTCAACCTCGACCTGACCTCCGACGAGGCGGTCGAGGTGGGCGCCCGCCGGGCCGAGGCGGCGCTCGCCTGCGGCGCGCCGCTCGAGCTCGTGCTCGTCGTGAGCCCGGGCGAGGTGCGCGCCGAGGAGGTCGGCCGCCTCGAGCGCTGGCTCGCCCGGTCCCGCCCGAGGCTGGAGCGCGTCGTCGTGCTCGAGGCGCCCCGCGGCTTCATCATCGGCCGCACGGCGACGGCGGGCGCCAAGGTGCGCGCCCTGCGGAGCGCCGTCGAGAGCTGCTGCGGCCCGAGCGCGCTCGTCTCGGCGACCGAGCAGTTCTTCGCCGACCTGAACCGGCAGTGGCCGGACCTCACCGGCGTGGACGGCGTGGGCTACACGATCTGCCCGCAGGTCCATGCCGCCGATGACACCTCGCTCATGGAGAACTCCTGGGGCCAGGCCGACACGGTGCTCACCGCCCGCGCCCGCGGCGGCAGGCGGCCCGTCCACGTCATCTCCGTCGCCCTGATCGGCAAGTTCGGCCCCTACCCGGGCGGCGTGCCCGACGTCCCCGTCCGCACCGCCTACGGCGATCCCCGCCAGTTCCTCCCCTTCGCCGCCGCGTGGACGGTGAGCTCGCTCGGCCAGCTCGTCGACGCCGAGGCGGCCTCCGTGACCTACTTCGAGCTCGCCGGCGACCGCGGACTCGTACGTCGAGCGGCCGGCTCGCCTTGGTACGCCGGCCCCGTCTACCGCGTGCTCGAGTCCGTCACCCACTGGCGCGGCGGGAACCTCGTGCGCCTCGCCTGCCCCCACGGCGGCACGCTCGCCGGCCTCGGCATGGAGTGGCCCGATCGCTCCGAGCTCCTCGTCGCCAACCTGGCCCCCGAGGGGCGCCGGGTCGTCCTCTCCGGCCTCGCGGGCGACGCCGAGCTCCACGAGCTCGCCTCGCCGGCACCCGGCGGGGGAGCCGACTGGGTCGGCCCGCGCCGCGCCGAGCGGGCCGACGGGGCGCGAGGCACCGCCGCCTTCGAGATCGGCGGGTACGGCGTCGCCCGCCTGCGGACCGGCTAGGGCGCGATGTTCGAGCTGACCGGCACGATCGCCCTCGTCACGGGCGGCGGGAGCGGCCTCGGCGCCGCCATCGCGGAGGGACTCGCCGCACAGGGTGCGCACGTCGCGATCGCCGACCTCGACCTGGCGCGGGCCGAGGAGGTCGCCGGGCGCGTGCACGAGCGCGGCGGCCAGGCAAGCGCCTGGCGCCTCGACGTGAGCCGCCACGCCGAGGTCGAGGCGTGCGTCGCCGAGATCGCCGGCACCGTGGGCCCCATCGACGTCCTCGTCGCCTCGGCTGGGATCGGCGTCCGCCGACCGGCCGTCTCGCTCAGCCCCGAGGACTGGCAGCGCGTCATCGACGTCAACCTGAGCGGCTGCTGGTTCTGCGACCAGGCGGTCGGCCGGCGGATGATCGAGGACGGGAGGCCCGGGTCGATCATCAACATCGGGTCGGTGGTGGGCCAGGTGGGCATCGACACCGGGAACGCCAACTACGCCGCGAGCAAGGGAGGCATCATCGGCCTCACCAAGTGCCTGGCCGTCGAGTGGGCCCCGGCGGGCGTGCGCGTCAACGTCATCGCCCCAACGCACTTCAAGACGCCGCTCGTCGAGCAGGCCATCGCGGACCGGCCCGAGCTCGAGCAGCGGTTCCTCGCCAACATCCCCCTCGGACGGCTCGGCGAGCCGAGGGAGATCGTCGGCGCCGCCGTCTTCCTCGCCTCCGACGAGTCCTCGATGGTCACCGGCCACGTGCTGAACGTCGACGGGGGACACACCGCGAGGTGAACGAGGCGAGGCGGCCACCTGGCGCCGGGGCGGCCGGCGCCGGCCACGACACCACGACGGCAAGGTCAGGGAGGCAGATGGCTGGTCGAACCCTTCGAGGCGAGCTGGAGCGGCGGCGATGACCTGGGACCTCGGCGCAGGGCTCGAGTCGCGCGCCGTGATCGTGACCGGCGCGGCCGGCGGGATCGGCCGCGAGGTGGCCAAGGCCTTCGCCGCGGCGGGCGCGAAGGTGCTGGCGGTCGACCGGCCCGGCGCGGACGCCGGCGGGCTCCTCGAGTCGCTCGAGGGGACCGACCACCGCTACCGCGCCGTCGACCTCGGCGACCTGTCGACCCACGACGCCCTCGTCGCCGAGGCTCGCTCGGCCTTCGGCGAGCTGTACGCGCTCGTCCACCTCGCCGCGGTGCTGCGACGCCAGCAGCACCTCAGCGACGTGCGGGAGGAGGACTGGGACTTCCAGGTCGACACGAACCTGAAGGCGACCTTCTTCCTCTGCCGCGCCGCCGCCGAGGCGATGGTGGAGCAGGGCCGCGGCGGGCGCATCATCACCTTCACCTCCCAGGGGTGGTGGACGGGCGGCTTCGGGGGCTCGGTCGTCTACAACGCGACGAAGGGCGGCATCGTCACGATGACGCGGGGCATGGCCCGCACGTACGGGCCGCACGAGATCACCTGCAACTCCATCGCCCCCGGGCAGGTGCGCACTCCGATGCTGCTGACCGGCCTGAGCGACGAGGTGCTCGAGACGATGACGCGCGCGACGCCGCTCGGCCGCATCGCCGAGCCCGAGGAGATCGCGGGGGTCGCCGTCTTCCTCGCCAGCCGGCACGCCGCCTTCATCACCGGGGCGACGATCAACATCACCGGAGGCTTCCTCATGTACTGACCGTGGGACCCGGTGGACGTCGGCAGGCCGCGCCGGCGCCAGCCTTGACGCCCTCGCGGCCGACCAGTAGTTTGAAACCGATTCTGGAATCGATAACAGGGGAACCGACCGTGCAGCTTCGAATCCGCGCCATCGAGACGATCCCGATCCGGGTGAGCCTCGCACGGCTGTATCGCGGCAGCCACTACAAGATGCCGAACCGCTGCACGATCATCACGCGCGTCGTCACCGAGGAGGGCGTCGTCGGCCAGTCCTACAACGCGGACGCCGACGAGGAGCAGGCGACGATCGTCCGCATCATCCACGACGAGCTCGCCCCGCTCGTCACCGGACGTGACGCCTTCGCCTACGAGGACTGCTGGGAGGCGATGCGCCGGATCACCTTCGACCAGCTGCGCGACCGGCGCTTCGCGATGCAGGCCATCGCCTGCGTCGACTCGGCGGCCTGGGACGCGATCGGCAAGGCCCTCGGCGTGCCGCTCTTCAGGCTGTGGGGAGGTTTCCGCAACGCCGTGCCGATCATCGGGATCGGCGGCTACTACACGGATGACCCCGGGAGCATCGAGCAGGAGGTGGGCTTCTTCTCCGACGAGGGGTTCACCGGCATGAAGTTCAAGATCGGGGGCCTCTCGCCGGCCGAGGACGCCGAACGGCTCCGGCGCGCCGTCAAGGCGGCCCGACCCGGATTCCGCTTCCTCGTCGACGCCAACCAGGCCTGGACGGTCGCCGAGGCCGTCGAGTTCGTCGCCCGGGTCCGCGACTTCGTCGACCTTCGCTGGTTCGAGGAGCCGTGCCAGTGGCCCGACGACCGGCGTGCGATGCGCGACGTCCGCTACAAGACCGGCGTGCCCGTCGCCGCGGGCCAGATGGAGATCACGCGGTCGGGGATGCGGGACCTCATGGTCGCCGGCGCCATCGACGTCTCCAACTTCGACGCCTCCTGGGGCGGCGGGCCGACGGAGTGGCGCCGCGTCGCGCAGCTCGCCGCGAGCTTCGGCGTCGAGATGGGCCACCACGAGGAGGCCCAGGTCTCGAGCCACCTCCTCGCCGCCATCCCGCACGGCACCTACGTCGAGGCGTTCCACCCCGAGCGCGACCCGATCTTCTGGCGGATGCTCGCCAACCGGCCGGACCTGAGCGAGGGGCTCTTCACGCTCCCGGAGGCGCCGGGCTTCGGCTGGGACCTCGACGAGGACTTCGTCGAGGAGTTCCGGGCGGACCGCTGAGCGCGAGCCGTGCACGGGCGCGCACCTGGCCACGAGGACCGGCCCGGCACCGCCGGGCGGCACGCATGAGCGCTCCCCGGCCGCTCGAGGGCGTCCGGATCCTCGCCCTCGAGCAGTACGGCGCGGGGCCCTTCGCCACCCTGCAGCTCGTCGACCTCGGCGCCGACGTGATCAAGGTCGAGGACCCGGCGACCGGCGGGGACGTCGGCCGGCGGGTCCCCCCCTACGCCACCGACGACGCGAGCGTCTTCTTCGAGTCGTTCAACCGTGGCAAGCGCTCGATCGCGCTCGACCTCTCGAGCGACGCGGGGCGCGCGCTGTTCGAGCGGCTCGTCGAGCGCTGCGACGCCGTCTTCGCCAACCTGCGCGGTGACGTGCCCGCCAAGCTGCGGCTGCGCTACGAGGACCTGCGCCACCTGAACGAGCGCGTCGTGTGCTGCTTCCTCAGCTCCTACGGCATCGAGGGCAGCGAGCAGCGCGAGCCGGGCTACGACTACGTGATCCAGGGGCGCGCCGGGTGGATGTCGCTCACCGGCGAGCCCGACGACCCACCCGAGAAGACCGGGCTGTCCCTCGTCGACTACTCGACCGGCCTCGTCGCCGCGCTCTCCCTCGTCAGCGCGCTCCACGCCGCCCGCCGCACCGGTAAGGGCGCGGACTGCGACGTCGCCCTCTTCGACACCGCCATCGCGATGCTCACCTACCCGGGGGCCTGGCACCTGAGCCGCGGCTTCTCGCCGACGCGCACGACGCGCTCGGCCCACCCGTCGCTCATCCCCTTCCAGAACTTCCGCACCGCGGATGGCTGGATCGTCGTCGCCTGCGCGAAGGAGAAGTTCTGGCAGCGCCTGGTCCACGTGCTCGGCCGGCCGGAGCTCGCCGACGATGCGCGCTACTCGAGCTTCGAGGCGCGCCGGGAGAACGCGTCGATCCTGCTCCCCGAGCTCGACCGTCTCTTCGCGGCGCGGCACACCGGGGAGCTCCTCGCCGCCCTGCGCGCTGCGGGCGTCCCCTGCGGCCCGGTCAACGACGTCGCCGGCGCGCTCGCGGACCCCCTCGTCGCGGAGCGCGGGCTCGTCGTCGAGACCGAGCACCCGAGCCTCGGGACCGTCCGGCAGCTCGCTAGCGCGCCGCGCGTCGGCCCCTTCGAGCCGGCGCGCCGGCGCGGCCCCTTCCTCGGCGAGCACACCGAGGAGGTCCTCGGCGAGCTGCTCGGGCTCGACGAGGCGGCCATCGCCGACCTCGGGCGCGAGGGGGCGTTCGGCCGGGAGTGGCGCAGCGCCTCTCGGGCGAGCTAGTGAGGTAGGCAGAAGTCGCAGAAGTCGACGATGCGGGAGCGAGCATGGCGAAGCTGCGGATGAACCAGGCCATCGCCCTGGCCCTCGGCGAGGAGATGGCGCGCGACGAGCGCGTCGTGCTGCTGGGCGAGGACGTGGCCGAGGCGGAGGGGCCCTTCAAGACCTCGGAGGGCCTGCTGCGCCGCTTCGGCCCGACGCGGGTGCGCGACACGCCGATCTCGGAGATGGGCTTCCTCGGCGCGGCCGTCGGAGCGGCGATGACCGGGCTGCGCCCGGTCGTCGAGATCATGTTCATCGAGTTCCTCGGGGTCGCCCTCGACCAGGTCGTCACCGAGGCCGCGATGATGCACTTCCTGTCGGGCGGGAAGGTGAGCGTCCCGCTCACCGTGCGAGCCTCGGCCGGCGCGGGGCTCGGCTTCGGCTGCCAGCACTCCCAGACGCTCGAGCGCTGGCTGCTCGGCACACCGGGCCTCAAGCTGGCGGTCGCCTCCGGCGCGCGCAGCGCCTACGGCCTCACGAAGGCCGCCATCCGCCACGACGACCCGGTCGTGCTCCTCGAGCCGCGCACCCTCTACGGCCGGCGGGAGGACTTCGAGCCGGGCGAGGACGCCGTCGTCCCCCTCGGCAGCGCGGAGGTGCTACGCGAGGGCTCTGACGTCACGATCGTGGCGCTCGGCCAGACGGTGGGCGTCGCGCTCGAGGCGGCCGAGGCCTCGAAGGACTTCTCGGCGGAGGTCATCGACCTGCGGACGCTCCTGCCCTGGGACCGGGACCTCCTGCGAGCCTCGGTCGCGAAGACGCGCCGGCTCGTCACCGTGGAGGAGAACCAGTACACCGGGGGGTGGGGCACCGACATCGTCGCGCACCTGGCGTCGGTCGCCCACGCGGAGCTCGCGGCGCCGCCGGTGCGGGTCACCGCACCGGACACGCACGTCCCCTACGGCACCGAGCTCGAGGCTCGCTTCGTCCCGACGAGCGAGTACCTCGCGGCCCAGGTTCGTTCGCTGCTCCGCACGGGCACGGCGCCGAGGCACTGGTGGGAGGAGGAGCTGTGACGCAGGTCGACGAGTCGACGAAGGAGCCGCTCGCGCGCCGGGAGGCGCTGCAGTCCGGCCGGCGCGCCCGCTACGAACGGATGGTCGAGATCCGCCTCGTCGAGGACAAGGTCATGGAGCTGTTCGCGCAGGGCATGATCGCCGGCACGACGCACACCGCGCAGGGCCAGGAGGCGGTCTGCGTCGGCATCGCCGCGGTGGCCCGTCCCGACGACGTGGTCGCCTGCACCTACCGGGGTCACGGGATGGCGCTGGCCCTCGGCGCGACGCGCGAGGCGGTGCTCGGCGAGATCCTCAACCGCCAGGTGGGCTGCATGGGCGGCCTCGGCGGCTCGATGCACCTGAGCGAGCTGTCGGTCGGCCTGCTCCCGACGATGGCGATCGTCGGCGCGGGCATCCCGATCGGCGCGGGCGCGGCGCTCAGCGCGCAGGTCCTCGGGCGGGACAACGTCGCGATCTCCGTCTTCGGCGACGGCGCGTCCAACATCGGGGCCTTCCACGAGGGGCTCAACCTCGCGGCGATCTGGAAGCTGCCGGTCGTGTTCGTCTGCGAGAACAACCAGTACGGCGAGTACACCCGGATCGACCGGACCACGCCGGTACAGGACATCGCGACGCGCGCCGCCTCGTACGCGATCCCCGGTGAGATCGTCGACGGCCAGGACGTCGACGCGGTGGAGGCCGCCGTGTCGAGGGCGATCGCGAGAGCCCGCGCCGGCGAGGGGCCGACGCTCATCGAGGCGAAGACCTACCGCTACTCGGGGCACTCGCGCTCGGACAAGGCGACCTACCGGCCGCCGGGCGAGCTCGAGGCGTGGCGGGCGCGCGACCCGATCACCCTGTTCGGGCGCAAGCTCGTGGAGGAGGGGACGGTGCGGCCGGAGGAGCTCGAGGCGATCGAAGGCGAGCAACGGCGCCTCGTCGAGGAGACGGTCGCGCGCGTCCTCGACAGCCCGCGTCCCACGGCGGCGCAGATGCTCGAGCGGGTCGCGGCGAGCAGCTAGGAGGAAACGGTGCGCTACGAGGTCACGCTCCCCAAGCTCGGCGACGCGATGCAGAGCGCGCTCGTCACGGAGTGGCGCTGCGCTGTCGGCGATCGGGTGGAGGCGGGGGCGCCGCTCGTCACCGTCGAGACGGACAAGGTGACGACCGAGGTCCCCTCGCCGGTCGCCGGCACGGTGGTCGAGCTGGCCGTCGCCCCCGACGACGAGGTCGAGGTCGGGGCGCTGCTGTGCACGATCGAG
The nucleotide sequence above comes from Acidimicrobiales bacterium. Encoded proteins:
- a CDS encoding ATP-binding cassette domain-containing protein, encoding MTSPTLHETRTLRIEALDKSYGPTHALKGLSLAVASNRIVGIVGPNGAGKSTLVKILAGEEREDGGTLSVDSTVWSAERRRRSVAIVHQEPQLFPNLTVAENLLVENAGLRRPRPTREVRALLERLEIAPMADVLLENTSIVVWQLTEIARALLRSAEVFLFDEPNSALTREESRRLFEQMELLKSPDRFVFLVSHRLGEVAEVCQEVAVVRDGAVVTTLAGDEVTSDRLASLLAAEELGASAAPAAVPASAPAPPAAASARPLPAPGARLEGIPGLVIAVTGPEGGGGREIVRAASVRAPAPDGRRRATERAYMPSDRQHSLFFNLSVAANIAARLRRDQLPGRPRLLTQRAFARAAQAYIEEFDIKTERPGASVGSLSGGNQQKVALASALAVDPALLVVEEPTRGVDVSTKRQIYAILRNFAAAGGAVVLYVTELEDALGCADQLYVVSEHAIRGMIDVKAVGELEELGVAVNRLLSRRRDDAA
- a CDS encoding ABC transporter permease, translated to MPRSERRLAERLRAWDGLHASRDGTGRLARPVEREAGASGGASERAGGSWATARRVLRSWSRLGGLLAAVLICAFVFDGLNTAFLSANNILNIFKTTSSLAIISLGEMIVLLVGEIDLSVGSVYGLGAMVTGLLWTNGTPFVPALLAGLATGVAAGIVNGFVTTVVRVNSFIATLGMLNLAEGIDFLISNSASINPNTTLGGYNIFAAFGQDQLFGQIPVQIAWLVGISLVMYLLVHRSMFGFRSAAIGGNPSAARVAHLPVRSYKVVAFALAGLLAVVGGIMDFSLVGATDPTSGSNLPFTVFAAVIIGGASLSGGRGTVWGTFLGALFLTLISNGLSLLGYGAFVQLIFVGLIIIVAVAIDWWTGRGRESRAAQVQW
- a CDS encoding glucose 1-dehydrogenase, producing the protein MFELTGTIALVTGGGSGLGAAIAEGLAAQGAHVAIADLDLARAEEVAGRVHERGGQASAWRLDVSRHAEVEACVAEIAGTVGPIDVLVASAGIGVRRPAVSLSPEDWQRVIDVNLSGCWFCDQAVGRRMIEDGRPGSIINIGSVVGQVGIDTGNANYAASKGGIIGLTKCLAVEWAPAGVRVNVIAPTHFKTPLVEQAIADRPELEQRFLANIPLGRLGEPREIVGAAVFLASDESSMVTGHVLNVDGGHTAR
- a CDS encoding SDR family NAD(P)-dependent oxidoreductase yields the protein MTWDLGAGLESRAVIVTGAAGGIGREVAKAFAAAGAKVLAVDRPGADAGGLLESLEGTDHRYRAVDLGDLSTHDALVAEARSAFGELYALVHLAAVLRRQQHLSDVREEDWDFQVDTNLKATFFLCRAAAEAMVEQGRGGRIITFTSQGWWTGGFGGSVVYNATKGGIVTMTRGMARTYGPHEITCNSIAPGQVRTPMLLTGLSDEVLETMTRATPLGRIAEPEEIAGVAVFLASRHAAFITGATINITGGFLMY
- a CDS encoding mandelate racemase/muconate lactonizing enzyme family protein, which codes for MQLRIRAIETIPIRVSLARLYRGSHYKMPNRCTIITRVVTEEGVVGQSYNADADEEQATIVRIIHDELAPLVTGRDAFAYEDCWEAMRRITFDQLRDRRFAMQAIACVDSAAWDAIGKALGVPLFRLWGGFRNAVPIIGIGGYYTDDPGSIEQEVGFFSDEGFTGMKFKIGGLSPAEDAERLRRAVKAARPGFRFLVDANQAWTVAEAVEFVARVRDFVDLRWFEEPCQWPDDRRAMRDVRYKTGVPVAAGQMEITRSGMRDLMVAGAIDVSNFDASWGGGPTEWRRVAQLAASFGVEMGHHEEAQVSSHLLAAIPHGTYVEAFHPERDPIFWRMLANRPDLSEGLFTLPEAPGFGWDLDEDFVEEFRADR
- a CDS encoding CoA transferase, encoding MSAPRPLEGVRILALEQYGAGPFATLQLVDLGADVIKVEDPATGGDVGRRVPPYATDDASVFFESFNRGKRSIALDLSSDAGRALFERLVERCDAVFANLRGDVPAKLRLRYEDLRHLNERVVCCFLSSYGIEGSEQREPGYDYVIQGRAGWMSLTGEPDDPPEKTGLSLVDYSTGLVAALSLVSALHAARRTGKGADCDVALFDTAIAMLTYPGAWHLSRGFSPTRTTRSAHPSLIPFQNFRTADGWIVVACAKEKFWQRLVHVLGRPELADDARYSSFEARRENASILLPELDRLFAARHTGELLAALRAAGVPCGPVNDVAGALADPLVAERGLVVETEHPSLGTVRQLASAPRVGPFEPARRRGPFLGEHTEEVLGELLGLDEAAIADLGREGAFGREWRSASRAS
- a CDS encoding transketolase C-terminal domain-containing protein, with amino-acid sequence MAKLRMNQAIALALGEEMARDERVVLLGEDVAEAEGPFKTSEGLLRRFGPTRVRDTPISEMGFLGAAVGAAMTGLRPVVEIMFIEFLGVALDQVVTEAAMMHFLSGGKVSVPLTVRASAGAGLGFGCQHSQTLERWLLGTPGLKLAVASGARSAYGLTKAAIRHDDPVVLLEPRTLYGRREDFEPGEDAVVPLGSAEVLREGSDVTIVALGQTVGVALEAAEASKDFSAEVIDLRTLLPWDRDLLRASVAKTRRLVTVEENQYTGGWGTDIVAHLASVAHAELAAPPVRVTAPDTHVPYGTELEARFVPTSEYLAAQVRSLLRTGTAPRHWWEEEL
- a CDS encoding thiamine pyrophosphate-dependent dehydrogenase E1 component subunit alpha produces the protein MTQVDESTKEPLARREALQSGRRARYERMVEIRLVEDKVMELFAQGMIAGTTHTAQGQEAVCVGIAAVARPDDVVACTYRGHGMALALGATREAVLGEILNRQVGCMGGLGGSMHLSELSVGLLPTMAIVGAGIPIGAGAALSAQVLGRDNVAISVFGDGASNIGAFHEGLNLAAIWKLPVVFVCENNQYGEYTRIDRTTPVQDIATRAASYAIPGEIVDGQDVDAVEAAVSRAIARARAGEGPTLIEAKTYRYSGHSRSDKATYRPPGELEAWRARDPITLFGRKLVEEGTVRPEELEAIEGEQRRLVEETVARVLDSPRPTAAQMLERVAASS
- a CDS encoding biotin/lipoyl-containing protein, which codes for MRYEVTLPKLGDAMQSALVTEWRCAVGDRVEAGAPLVTVETDKVTTEVPSPVAGTVVELAVAPDDEVEVGALLCTIETA